From one Papio anubis isolate 15944 chromosome 12, Panubis1.0, whole genome shotgun sequence genomic stretch:
- the MS4A18 gene encoding membrane-spanning 4-domains subfamily A member 18 — protein sequence MTEQAIGANSVPGIIAPGSVHVIQPSYPVASGSHLQPSGVTTYPISPKVIQRDTGRANLQNLLVVSQNPVAGAQSQPIGYHQPYPVGTASLQTVPGVIQYTQGTTNLQTRPGDPQNPPNANPGLTHISDSSQWNTSFASFTAFNPKKFINEEVRTLGAIQILIGLTHMFSAINPVLYHYFSVTWVSGYPVWGGLSYIISGSLSVWAAKDPSPCVVNSSISLNIISSLFAFAGIFIIITDLILYYVTTYSKAISGGLLPFALLEFILTCVVSHFGCQATCCKQFENVTVIPAVFSFNQANTTTSPVNTTSPVNVNAGPVNATIGPVNVTTGPVNTTTGPAKTTTSSVNAIHTNNVPPEPSYQEIADLHRDR from the exons ATGACCGAACAGGCGATTGGAGCCAACAGTGTACCCGGCATTATTGCCCCAGGCAGTGTTCACGTCATCCAGCCCAGCTACCCCGTGGCCTCTGGAAGTCATCTGCAGCCTTCAGGGGTGACCACTTACCCAATCTCACCAAAAGTAATCCAGCGTGACACAGGAAGAGCAAACTTACAGAATCTACTCGTGGTGAGCCAGAACCCAGTGGCAGGTGCACAGAGTCAACCCATTGGGTATCACCAACCGTATCCGGTGGGAACAGCCAGTTTGCAGACTGTGCCTGGAGTGATCCAATACACACAGGGAACAACAAATCTCCAGACACGGCCTGGAGACCCTCAGAATCCTCCAAATGCTAACCCTGGGCTGACACACATCTCAGACTCATCCCAGTGGAACACATCATTTGCATCATTTACTGCGTTTAATCCCAAGAAATTCATAAATGAGGAGGTCAGAACATTAGGG GCCATCCAGATCCTCATCGGCCTGACGCACATGTTCTCTGCAATTAACCCTGTGCTGTATCACTATTTTTCTGTGACCTGGGTGTCAGGCTACCCGGTCTGGGGAGGATTATCC TATATTATATCTGGATCCCTCTCAGTATGGGCTGCAAAGGATCCCAGTCCTTGTGTG GTGAACAGCAGCATCAGCTTGAACATCATCAGTTCATTATTCGCCTTTGCCGGGATCTTCATTATCATTACAGATCTGATCCTTTACTATGTGACG ACGTATTCAAAGGCAATTTCTGGTGGTCTTCTCCCCTTTGCCCTCCTGGAGTTCATCCTCACTTGTGTGGTCTCACATTTTGGGTGCCAGGCTACCTGCTGCAAACAATTTGAG AATGTGACAGTGATTCCAGCCGTATTCAGTTTCAACCAAGCCAATACCACCACCAGCCCTGTCAACACCACCAGCCCTGTCAATGTTAATGCTGGTCCTGTCAATGCTACCATCGGCCCTGTCAATGTGACAACTGGCCCTGTTAACACTACCACTGGCCCTGCCAAAACTACCACCAGTTCTGTCAATGCTATCCACACCAACAATGTACCCCCTGAACCCTCATACCAAGAAATAGCTGATTTGCACAGAGATAGATGA